The following proteins are encoded in a genomic region of Mahella australiensis 50-1 BON:
- a CDS encoding AraC family transcriptional regulator, with protein sequence MVQTICMAFKDINPHVRFANLLVCPIGFCEGPRKIYDHQFLYVHSGHGLIKIGDNEYEASAGDLFFYSPGLIHTMTADNTNPFVLTGIHFDFTKNHTDKLYPIGPFDLASFRTDNITENIQFLDFGGFKDKVSFQDSSRMRSLIMSIVKEYEDQRRYNQTCLDGYFLAFLGIVARYTIAEDKNSRNDNHLVNEIIEYIQIHYDQDITNKQLADIFHFNPNYLNHIMVIHTGVSLHQYLINTRIRRSLDMLLYTDMSISQVSAAVGFSDIHYFSRLFKQRIGYPPSVVKEYIKPTQ encoded by the coding sequence ATGGTTCAAACAATCTGTATGGCTTTCAAGGACATAAACCCGCACGTACGCTTTGCTAACCTGCTTGTATGTCCAATCGGTTTTTGCGAGGGCCCGAGAAAGATATACGATCATCAATTTCTTTACGTACATTCCGGCCACGGTCTAATAAAAATAGGCGATAATGAATATGAGGCCTCGGCCGGCGATCTATTTTTCTACAGTCCAGGCCTCATCCATACTATGACAGCCGATAACACTAATCCATTTGTGTTAACCGGCATACATTTTGATTTTACAAAAAACCATACGGACAAACTATACCCTATAGGACCTTTCGATTTGGCATCTTTCCGCACGGACAATATAACTGAGAATATTCAATTCCTAGACTTTGGCGGATTTAAGGATAAAGTAAGCTTTCAAGATAGCAGCCGTATGAGATCATTGATCATGTCAATAGTAAAGGAATACGAGGATCAACGCCGCTATAATCAAACTTGCCTGGACGGCTATTTTCTCGCCTTCCTTGGCATTGTTGCACGATACACTATCGCCGAAGACAAGAATAGCCGTAATGATAATCACCTCGTCAATGAAATAATAGAATATATACAGATCCATTACGATCAAGACATCACTAATAAACAGCTAGCTGATATTTTTCATTTTAATCCAAATTATCTCAATCATATTATGGTAATACATACCGGGGTATCATTACACCAATACCTCATAAACACGCGCATACGCCGTTCGCTTGATATGCTTTTGTACACTGACATGAGCATATCCCAAGTATCCGCTGCAGTAGGTTTCTCTGATATCCATTACTTTTCCAGGCTTTTTAAACAAAGAATTGGCTATCCTCCAAGCGTTGTAAAAGAATATATAAAACCTACACAATAG
- a CDS encoding uroporphyrinogen decarboxylase family protein, with amino-acid sequence MLTYTDIAYKNGPIFSPTFLRKEFFPRLKRLNDTYHEAGVKCLFHSDGNLMPIMDDLVAAGIDGINPMEVIAGMSIKEVRQRYGHKIFITGGIDVSQLMAFGTPEEVRQACVQAIEYAGGIGYFLGSTTELHPDIPAENILAMVEVAHTYKIG; translated from the coding sequence ATGCTTACTTACACTGATATAGCCTATAAAAACGGCCCTATATTCTCGCCGACATTTCTAAGAAAAGAGTTTTTCCCGAGGTTAAAGCGGCTTAATGATACATATCACGAAGCCGGTGTGAAGTGTCTATTCCATTCTGACGGTAATCTTATGCCCATTATGGACGATCTTGTGGCAGCTGGGATAGACGGTATAAACCCAATGGAGGTTATAGCCGGTATGAGCATAAAAGAGGTCAGGCAGCGTTATGGGCACAAGATATTTATAACTGGAGGCATAGATGTAAGCCAGCTAATGGCTTTTGGCACGCCGGAGGAGGTACGCCAGGCATGTGTACAGGCTATAGAGTATGCCGGAGGCATAGGATATTTTCTCGGGTCCACCACTGAGTTGCATCCCGATATACCTGCCGAGAATATATTAGCCATGGTTGAAGTAGCTCATACTTATAAAATTGGGTAA